One genomic window of Ruminococcus gauvreauii includes the following:
- a CDS encoding SH3 domain-containing protein, with protein sequence MDNFREWLSDNLRYILLGLSIILVLAVLFLGIKFISSKVSAQDESSQTQQESQNESDEAADDKESEGTGDDPEPAVTPEEETRLEKEAYPDVNAVIQTYYTALGSKDIAGIKSVVDSLDATEEAKITKDQNIESYGDVETYTIKGPEEGTYVVYACYSYKFNGIDTAVPGLSQLYVCTGDDGRLYIATQEQNAETQAYIQETMKESDVETLISKVQDEYESALESDDSLKSFIDSLGIGTSEAASAENGSLITVRSDCNVRAQASEDAEVLGKLGEGQQVTKTGSQGEWIEISFEDQTGYVRSDLFE encoded by the coding sequence TTGGATAATTTTAGAGAATGGCTTTCTGACAATCTCAGATATATCCTGCTTGGACTATCTATTATTCTTGTGCTGGCAGTACTGTTCCTGGGAATTAAATTTATTTCTTCCAAGGTGAGTGCTCAGGACGAGAGCAGCCAGACACAGCAGGAAAGCCAGAATGAATCTGACGAGGCCGCTGATGACAAAGAATCGGAAGGGACCGGAGACGATCCGGAACCTGCCGTAACACCGGAAGAAGAGACTCGGCTGGAGAAAGAGGCATATCCGGATGTAAACGCTGTCATTCAGACTTATTATACTGCGCTTGGAAGCAAAGATATTGCCGGAATTAAAAGCGTAGTCGACAGTCTTGATGCGACAGAGGAAGCTAAGATCACAAAGGATCAAAATATTGAGAGTTATGGTGATGTCGAGACATATACCATAAAGGGACCGGAAGAAGGTACCTATGTTGTATATGCCTGTTATTCGTATAAATTCAATGGGATTGATACGGCGGTGCCGGGACTTAGTCAGCTGTATGTATGTACCGGAGATGACGGCAGGCTATATATTGCGACACAGGAACAGAACGCCGAAACACAGGCCTATATCCAGGAGACGATGAAGGAAAGTGATGTTGAGACCTTGATATCGAAGGTTCAGGATGAATATGAGTCCGCTCTGGAAAGTGATGATTCTCTGAAAAGTTTTATCGATAGCCTGGGCATTGGAACTTCTGAAGCTGCATCGGCTGAAAATGGTTCGCTCATCACTGTCAGGAGCGACTGCAATGTGCGTGCACAGGCCAGTGAGGATGCGGAAGTGCTCGGTAAGCTGGGCGAAGGTCAGCAGGTCACAAAGACCGGCAGCCAGGGGGAATGGATTGAGATTTCCTTTGAAGACCAGACAGGTTATGTCAGAAGTGATTTATTTGAATAG
- a CDS encoding molybdopterin-containing oxidoreductase family protein translates to MMLKKTICPYDCPASCGLLAETDGDRIYRMIGDPDHPATRGVICAKVRGYVKSLYHRERLLRPMKRNGRKGSGEFVPISWEEAADLIALRFGCIIKKEGPQAILPAVYSGVMSDIQRFCGHAFFNYMGASELVMSLCSSAKGEGYAQVMGKTPSLDPGELRDSDCVLVWGCNAAATRIHSMADLVNGKKQGKKIILIDTYENPTARVADEVVLIRPGTDGALALSLMQVLVEEGLADMLFLEEETVGAGELIGTLGDYTPERTEKITGIPAGRVRKLARAYAAAQAPSVLLGSGLSRHRNGAMAVRLITILPAFVGAWKYRGGGICGCMVSGGEVFRMDLIRRPDFRETPGRKININQLASALAGDIQGSPIKGLYVYGLNPANTVSNQKKLLEGLAREDLFTVVHERFMTDTARYADVLLPAAFSVEQSDVYRSYGYFTAGYAEKIVEPAGECKSNWDTFRLLAGAMGYRNSYFEKTEAEMVQKVLREAGSFLRERPADEWERIQGGGSISFPEADHQIYRTKSGKIEIVNREAEIPVPMYLQAEEDGYPLHLVSGPSVHTLNSTFGERADLRARRGVMSLLVHPEDAEMRNIRDGERVLCFNDLAEVEFQAEVTVRVKKGTVIAEGVYDIAHSLNGLTVNALHHERLSDCGAATTLNDNTVDIRPAGAAVDIPN, encoded by the coding sequence ATGATGCTGAAGAAAACCATTTGTCCATATGATTGTCCTGCATCCTGCGGACTGCTCGCGGAAACTGACGGAGACAGGATATACCGTATGATTGGAGACCCGGATCATCCGGCGACGCGCGGCGTAATCTGTGCGAAAGTGAGAGGATATGTGAAATCGCTTTATCACAGGGAGCGTCTTCTTCGGCCGATGAAAAGGAATGGAAGGAAAGGGAGCGGAGAATTCGTTCCGATATCCTGGGAGGAGGCGGCGGACCTCATCGCCCTGCGGTTTGGGTGTATCATTAAGAAAGAGGGTCCGCAGGCGATCCTTCCGGCTGTCTATTCCGGTGTCATGAGCGATATCCAGAGATTTTGCGGACACGCGTTTTTCAATTACATGGGGGCGTCCGAGCTGGTGATGAGTCTGTGTTCGTCGGCAAAAGGGGAGGGCTATGCACAGGTGATGGGAAAGACTCCGTCCCTTGATCCGGGGGAACTCAGAGACAGTGACTGTGTCCTCGTGTGGGGGTGTAATGCCGCAGCCACACGGATTCACAGCATGGCGGATCTTGTAAACGGTAAAAAACAGGGGAAGAAGATCATTCTGATCGACACGTACGAGAACCCGACGGCGCGGGTTGCTGACGAAGTGGTGCTGATCCGGCCTGGAACGGACGGAGCGCTTGCGCTGTCCCTGATGCAGGTGCTGGTGGAAGAAGGGCTGGCAGATATGCTGTTTCTGGAGGAGGAGACTGTGGGAGCCGGTGAACTGATCGGGACACTTGGAGATTATACGCCGGAGCGCACGGAAAAAATCACGGGGATTCCTGCCGGGCGGGTGAGAAAACTGGCAAGGGCATATGCCGCCGCACAGGCGCCGTCCGTTTTGCTGGGGAGCGGTCTTTCCAGACATCGAAACGGGGCGATGGCGGTACGGCTGATCACCATCCTTCCTGCATTTGTGGGCGCCTGGAAGTACAGAGGAGGAGGGATTTGCGGGTGCATGGTCTCGGGCGGCGAAGTGTTCCGGATGGACCTTATTCGGAGACCGGATTTTCGGGAAACGCCGGGAAGGAAGATCAATATCAATCAGCTGGCGTCTGCTCTGGCAGGGGATATTCAGGGGTCTCCGATTAAAGGGCTGTACGTATACGGTCTGAATCCGGCCAATACGGTTTCCAATCAAAAAAAACTTCTGGAGGGGCTTGCGAGAGAAGATCTGTTTACTGTCGTGCATGAACGTTTTATGACGGATACCGCCAGGTATGCGGATGTTTTGCTGCCCGCTGCATTTTCAGTGGAGCAATCGGATGTTTACCGGTCGTACGGCTATTTTACAGCGGGGTATGCAGAGAAAATCGTCGAACCTGCGGGTGAGTGTAAGAGCAATTGGGATACGTTTCGTCTGCTGGCAGGCGCCATGGGGTATCGGAATTCTTATTTTGAAAAGACTGAAGCGGAAATGGTTCAGAAAGTACTGAGAGAGGCGGGAAGTTTTCTGAGAGAGCGTCCGGCGGATGAATGGGAAAGGATACAGGGCGGAGGCAGCATCTCGTTTCCGGAGGCGGATCACCAGATATACCGCACGAAAAGCGGAAAAATAGAGATTGTAAACCGGGAAGCGGAAATTCCGGTTCCGATGTACCTGCAGGCGGAGGAGGATGGCTACCCACTGCATCTGGTATCGGGACCTTCGGTGCATACACTGAACAGCACGTTCGGGGAGCGCGCAGATCTCAGGGCGCGCAGAGGCGTAATGTCGCTTCTCGTTCACCCAGAGGACGCAGAAATGCGTAATATCAGGGATGGGGAACGTGTTTTGTGCTTTAATGACCTGGCGGAGGTGGAATTTCAGGCGGAAGTGACGGTGCGGGTAAAAAAAGGTACGGTGATAGCAGAGGGGGTATATGACATCGCTCATTCCCTCAATGGATTGACAGTCAATGCGCTGCATCATGAGCGTCTGTCGGACTGTGGAGCGGCTACAACCCTGAATGATAACACGGTGGATATCCGCCCGGCAGGAGCAGCCGTGGATATTCCAAACTGA
- a CDS encoding M14 family metallopeptidase, with product MNMKEQQTEYFELQELRVKRGEKQNGRLHVDGTPYVLHATVLCGERPGKTLLLTAGVHSCEYVGIQTLMEMAGKLEPAQIIGNVIIIPVVNRTGFETRRPTVVPEDEKNLNRAFPGNPEGTASQKLAWYMERELFSKADYYVDLHSGGIYEELQPYVYYVGNCPDEISMEAQRAAAAVDVPFMVRSSASTGAYNYAGLLGVPSILIERGDSGRWSEEEVRANVRDLLNIMRCWGVMDGEPLMPLTEPYRLENPVYHQCYESGFWYPRVEAGQRILRGQVLGEIHGYHGELLETCVAEHDGNVLYLTKTLWVDKSVEVVTYARICSCCGREQCINDN from the coding sequence ATGAACATGAAAGAACAACAGACGGAATACTTTGAGCTGCAGGAACTGCGTGTCAAAAGGGGAGAAAAGCAAAACGGCCGCCTGCATGTGGACGGAACCCCGTATGTACTTCATGCGACAGTGCTCTGTGGTGAGCGCCCCGGAAAGACACTGCTTTTGACGGCGGGTGTCCACAGCTGTGAATATGTAGGAATCCAGACTCTGATGGAAATGGCAGGAAAATTGGAACCTGCGCAGATCATCGGGAATGTTATCATTATTCCGGTCGTGAACAGAACCGGATTTGAGACGAGAAGACCCACAGTAGTCCCCGAGGACGAGAAGAATCTGAACCGGGCTTTTCCGGGGAATCCGGAAGGGACGGCGTCTCAGAAACTTGCCTGGTACATGGAACGGGAACTGTTTTCGAAGGCAGATTACTATGTAGATCTCCATTCCGGAGGGATATATGAGGAACTCCAGCCTTATGTATATTACGTGGGAAATTGTCCGGATGAAATTTCGATGGAGGCGCAGCGGGCTGCTGCTGCGGTAGATGTGCCGTTCATGGTCAGGTCGTCTGCATCGACGGGGGCCTATAATTATGCGGGGCTTCTGGGTGTTCCCAGCATCTTAATTGAGCGCGGAGACTCTGGACGATGGAGTGAGGAGGAGGTACGTGCAAATGTCCGGGATCTGCTTAACATCATGAGATGCTGGGGAGTCATGGATGGGGAGCCGCTGATGCCTCTGACGGAACCGTACCGGCTGGAAAATCCGGTGTACCATCAATGTTATGAATCCGGGTTTTGGTATCCGCGCGTGGAAGCCGGGCAGAGGATTCTCCGGGGACAGGTGCTCGGAGAGATTCACGGCTATCATGGAGAATTGCTGGAGACATGTGTGGCGGAACATGACGGCAATGTACTTTATCTGACGAAGACGCTGTGGGTTGATAAAAGTGTGGAAGTGGTAACGTATGCGAGAATCTGCAGCTGCTGCGGGCGTGAGCAGTGCATAAATGATAATTAA
- a CDS encoding sugar phosphate isomerase/epimerase family protein: MKNWKYAISSADDAPSTAPILLKGNVCDNLKKAAELGYQAIEVHTRPDEEFDYEAIKKAEETYGAKVGMIITGRLNTEGMCSLIDDRPYVMNTAVTEMQRYIDMAQKMKADIVIGWVKGNVPAGGNRKKYIDRLARNLRVLAAYAKERNVKLNLEVINRYEVNIFTTADETMRFLEEYQIDNLYVHLDTFHMGIDECDPVKAIERCAGHIGYFHLADNSRRYPGTGQFDFVKILKALETAGYDGYLSVECLPWPDELEAAKQAIAYMKQVEQN, encoded by the coding sequence GTGAAGAACTGGAAATATGCGATATCTTCCGCAGACGATGCACCTTCTACCGCTCCGATCCTTTTGAAGGGAAATGTGTGTGATAATCTTAAGAAAGCCGCAGAACTCGGCTATCAGGCAATTGAAGTACATACAAGACCGGATGAGGAATTTGATTACGAGGCCATCAAAAAGGCAGAAGAAACATATGGTGCCAAGGTCGGAATGATCATCACAGGGCGTCTGAACACAGAAGGAATGTGCAGTCTGATCGATGACAGACCATATGTGATGAACACCGCAGTGACAGAGATGCAGCGTTACATCGACATGGCGCAGAAGATGAAAGCAGATATCGTAATCGGATGGGTGAAGGGCAATGTTCCCGCCGGCGGAAACCGTAAAAAGTATATCGACCGCCTTGCAAGAAACTTAAGAGTGCTTGCGGCATATGCGAAAGAGCGGAACGTAAAACTGAATCTGGAAGTGATCAACCGGTATGAAGTGAACATTTTTACAACGGCCGATGAGACAATGAGATTTCTGGAAGAGTATCAGATTGATAATCTCTATGTTCACCTTGATACATTCCACATGGGAATCGATGAGTGTGACCCTGTAAAGGCGATAGAACGGTGCGCGGGACACATCGGATATTTTCATCTGGCGGATAATTCCAGAAGATATCCGGGAACGGGACAGTTTGATTTCGTGAAAATCCTGAAGGCACTGGAGACAGCAGGATACGACGGGTACCTGTCAGTGGAATGCCTGCCGTGGCCGGACGAACTGGAAGCGGCAAAACAGGCGATTGCCTATATGAAACAAGTGGAGCAAAATTAA
- the iolN gene encoding 3-dehydro-scyllo-inosose hydrolase, which produces MSKWQIPATGGNMEAPNGIYYQNMTNKEVAERLKTNDVILIPVGSTENHGPSAPYGEDTYLDTRLCEQVAKATGCTVAQPIWYGSHPYHHLGQKGTIMIPEEILADYLCYVFAGFWNTGFRKMIVVNGHGQDYVIPLAIHKFGKKFQVPGIILYTHFWNAAKEQLDTKEGGGPYDTPFIHADEVEQSWCLGLFPELIKRGEEVETKAYPLLPPGHINNSAERGVGPIKWYNAFGSCAMECIVQPEGVIGNPKLADAEKAREGIERTLNYLEKLVNDILEKYPAGELPPIDMMTQRKREDIEAVIKGPNEPGGRHIYTLTY; this is translated from the coding sequence ATGTCTAAATGGCAAATCCCGGCAACTGGCGGCAACATGGAGGCCCCTAATGGTATTTACTACCAGAACATGACAAACAAAGAAGTGGCAGAACGCTTAAAAACAAACGATGTTATCCTGATTCCTGTTGGCTCTACAGAGAACCATGGACCATCTGCTCCTTACGGAGAAGATACATACCTTGACACACGTCTCTGTGAGCAGGTTGCAAAAGCGACTGGCTGTACAGTGGCACAGCCGATCTGGTATGGCTCTCATCCATATCATCACCTGGGACAGAAAGGTACGATCATGATTCCGGAAGAAATCCTTGCCGACTATCTGTGCTATGTATTCGCAGGATTCTGGAACACCGGTTTCCGCAAAATGATCGTTGTTAACGGACATGGACAGGATTATGTAATTCCGCTGGCTATCCATAAATTCGGTAAGAAATTCCAGGTTCCCGGCATTATCCTTTACACACACTTCTGGAATGCAGCAAAAGAGCAGCTGGATACCAAAGAAGGCGGCGGCCCATACGATACACCGTTTATCCATGCAGACGAAGTAGAACAGTCCTGGTGTCTGGGTCTGTTCCCGGAACTGATCAAGAGAGGCGAGGAAGTGGAGACCAAAGCATATCCGCTGCTGCCTCCGGGACATATCAACAACTCCGCAGAGCGCGGCGTAGGACCGATCAAATGGTACAACGCATTTGGCTCCTGTGCAATGGAATGTATCGTACAGCCGGAAGGCGTTATCGGAAATCCGAAGCTGGCTGATGCTGAAAAAGCACGTGAAGGAATTGAGAGAACATTGAACTACCTGGAAAAACTGGTGAATGATATTCTCGAAAAATATCCGGCAGGAGAGCTTCCGCCAATCGATATGATGACTCAGAGAAAGAGAGAAGACATCGAAGCCGTTATCAAAGGCCCGAACGAGCCAGGCGGACGTCATATCTATACACTGACATACTAA
- a CDS encoding zinc-dependent alcohol dehydrogenase, whose protein sequence is MKCKQAFMYGPHDLRIEEVELPPLRDDQILIKLVACGICQSDVECFEGESAEGRYDLGPYTPGHEWVGRAVELGKSVTSVKIGDKVVGDCVIPCHQCANCKDGKMSSACLNMREVGFRPDSPGGFGEYMILEEAYTHVIPEDWSNEVGIFVENFNVGYWGVWGNGCNPDASDTCVIIGGGPIGCSASMVCATSGATVIVVDPVESRRENAMKYGATYTVDPTAGDVEQMIKDLTNGRGADVVIECSGNDIGIASLFDIAGHSARVGVVGHSIGRKVPVEIGKTIWKTLHIAGSGGTTNWFPRTIRFMSKIKDKYDFEELVSHYYKFEDLAEAMEMARNKAVARKVMLTFDE, encoded by the coding sequence ATGAAATGTAAACAGGCGTTTATGTATGGACCGCATGACCTTAGAATCGAAGAAGTTGAGCTTCCGCCGCTTCGCGATGACCAGATACTGATTAAACTTGTTGCCTGCGGCATCTGCCAGTCTGACGTAGAGTGCTTCGAAGGCGAGTCTGCAGAAGGACGTTATGACCTTGGTCCTTATACTCCAGGTCACGAGTGGGTAGGAAGAGCTGTTGAACTTGGTAAAAGTGTAACTTCTGTAAAGATCGGCGATAAAGTTGTCGGTGACTGTGTAATCCCATGCCATCAGTGTGCAAACTGTAAAGATGGAAAAATGTCATCAGCATGCCTGAATATGCGCGAGGTTGGTTTCCGTCCGGACTCTCCTGGAGGATTCGGCGAATACATGATTCTTGAAGAAGCTTATACTCATGTTATTCCGGAAGACTGGTCAAACGAAGTTGGTATCTTTGTAGAGAACTTCAACGTTGGTTACTGGGGCGTTTGGGGCAACGGATGTAATCCGGATGCTTCCGATACATGTGTTATCATCGGCGGAGGCCCGATCGGCTGTTCTGCATCCATGGTATGTGCAACATCAGGAGCTACCGTAATCGTTGTTGATCCGGTAGAATCCAGAAGAGAAAATGCAATGAAATATGGCGCAACTTATACGGTTGATCCGACTGCAGGAGATGTTGAGCAGATGATCAAAGACCTCACAAACGGCCGCGGAGCAGACGTAGTGATCGAGTGCTCAGGAAATGACATCGGTATTGCTTCTCTGTTTGATATCGCCGGACACAGCGCAAGAGTTGGTGTGGTTGGACACTCCATCGGAAGAAAAGTACCGGTTGAGATCGGTAAGACAATCTGGAAAACTCTGCATATCGCGGGCAGCGGCGGAACAACAAACTGGTTCCCGAGAACGATCCGCTTCATGTCCAAGATTAAAGATAAATATGATTTTGAAGAGCTTGTATCTCATTACTACAAATTCGAGGATCTTGCCGAAGCTATGGAAATGGCAAGAAACAAAGCTGTCGCTCGTAAGGTTATGTTAACCTTCGATGAATAA
- the iolM gene encoding scyllo-inosose 3-dehydrogenase, with translation MRAFYVEADFQPKEGYRLSERESSTGRALRGNQIWKDIRGSVTDRPEPVCGENQVKIKVGAAGICGTDAHLLRKDDMGYSMYDGHSKYPIITGHEFAGEIVEVGKNVKKLKVGDLVSVESMHWCGECDACRRGMFNQCKELEEPGLTYDGGFAEYATVHAKYCYKLNDIMNYYGGDKMTAFELGAMIEPTGVAYNGLFVRGGGIRPGGHVVVFGAGPIGLSAISLMKTAGAAKLIAFESIPERVELAKACGADYVFDPTSFKSAEDQAEMLMDLTNGAGVSMFAECAGATKFTYPVMAKSLAIGGKTVQIGHTVGLTPVDIYGWQWNAASISGSNGQSGQGIYPDVIALMASGRIDMRKMVTGRFNLEDIEEGMKITAGKVLVSTEYPRLK, from the coding sequence ATGAGAGCGTTTTATGTAGAAGCAGATTTTCAGCCCAAGGAAGGCTATCGTTTATCAGAGCGTGAATCCAGCACAGGCCGTGCACTTCGCGGAAATCAGATCTGGAAAGATATCCGTGGCTCTGTAACAGATCGTCCGGAACCTGTCTGCGGCGAGAACCAGGTAAAGATTAAAGTCGGTGCAGCAGGAATCTGCGGTACAGATGCACATCTTCTGAGAAAAGATGATATGGGATATTCCATGTATGACGGACATTCCAAATATCCGATCATTACAGGACACGAGTTCGCCGGTGAGATCGTGGAAGTGGGCAAAAATGTTAAGAAACTGAAAGTCGGCGATCTGGTTTCTGTTGAATCCATGCACTGGTGCGGTGAGTGTGATGCATGCCGCCGCGGTATGTTCAATCAGTGTAAAGAGCTGGAAGAGCCGGGACTTACATATGATGGCGGATTTGCTGAGTATGCAACCGTACATGCAAAATACTGCTATAAATTAAATGATATTATGAATTACTATGGCGGCGATAAGATGACGGCATTTGAGCTGGGCGCTATGATCGAGCCGACAGGTGTTGCCTATAATGGTCTGTTTGTGCGCGGCGGCGGTATCCGTCCGGGCGGACACGTTGTAGTATTTGGTGCTGGTCCGATCGGACTTTCGGCGATTTCTCTGATGAAGACTGCCGGAGCAGCGAAACTGATCGCATTTGAAAGCATTCCTGAGCGTGTAGAACTGGCTAAGGCATGTGGAGCAGACTATGTCTTTGATCCGACATCCTTCAAGAGCGCAGAGGACCAGGCGGAAATGCTGATGGATCTCACAAACGGAGCGGGTGTCTCCATGTTTGCTGAGTGCGCAGGCGCTACTAAATTTACGTATCCTGTTATGGCAAAATCTCTGGCAATCGGCGGTAAGACTGTACAGATTGGTCACACGGTAGGTTTGACACCGGTAGATATCTACGGATGGCAGTGGAATGCAGCGAGCATCTCCGGATCCAACGGACAGTCCGGACAGGGCATCTACCCGGATGTTATCGCACTGATGGCATCAGGACGCATTGATATGCGTAAAATGGTAACAGGACGCTTTAACCTGGAAGACATTGAAGAAGGCATGAAGATCACTGCAGGTAAAGTTCTGGTATCAACAGAGTATCCAAGACTGAAATAA
- a CDS encoding uroporphyrinogen decarboxylase family protein, whose protein sequence is MTSKERVRTSFAHKQPDKMAMDFGGMGCSTTHVTNVKKLREYYGLEKRPVKVFDIFGMTGAMDEDLKTAIGTDVEQITPFNASFGLRTDGDWKEWEYMGVDLLVPKECQITDDGKGGYFIYPQGDTSVSPSGHMPAGGFYFDNVERQQPIDEDDMNFMDNCEEYCDVTEDNLNYLRKVAEEYKNGKSERAVVFDPGGAALGDAAFIAGPQLKHPKGIRTVSDWYMAPILYPDYVHEVFEYQTDMMIKNWTKMYDILGDVVDIAYICGTDFGNQLSLMCSLDTFEEFYKPYYSKMNQWVHEHAKWHTLKHSCGAIFDVIPKLIESGFDSVNPVQCSAAGMDPRRLKDTYGDQMVFWGGCVDTQKVLPFGTVQEVKDQVKQRCEIFSKNGGYICASIHIIQCNVPLENIVGMIDAIHEFNGDK, encoded by the coding sequence ATGACATCAAAAGAAAGAGTAAGAACGTCATTCGCGCATAAACAGCCGGACAAAATGGCGATGGATTTTGGGGGAATGGGTTGTTCCACAACTCATGTGACAAATGTAAAAAAACTGAGGGAATATTACGGGCTGGAAAAACGTCCGGTCAAAGTATTTGATATTTTCGGCATGACCGGAGCGATGGATGAAGATCTGAAAACAGCCATCGGAACCGATGTAGAGCAGATCACACCGTTTAATGCAAGCTTTGGGCTGCGGACGGACGGGGACTGGAAAGAGTGGGAATACATGGGCGTTGACCTGTTGGTTCCTAAGGAATGCCAGATCACCGATGACGGCAAAGGCGGTTATTTTATCTATCCGCAGGGCGATACGAGTGTTTCGCCGAGCGGCCATATGCCTGCGGGAGGATTCTATTTTGACAATGTAGAGCGTCAGCAGCCGATCGATGAGGACGATATGAACTTCATGGATAACTGTGAAGAATACTGTGACGTGACAGAGGATAACCTGAATTATCTGAGAAAAGTTGCGGAAGAATATAAGAACGGTAAGAGCGAACGTGCAGTTGTCTTTGATCCGGGCGGAGCGGCTCTGGGCGATGCTGCTTTTATCGCGGGGCCCCAGCTGAAACATCCGAAAGGAATCCGTACGGTATCCGACTGGTACATGGCGCCGATTCTCTATCCGGATTACGTGCATGAAGTATTTGAATACCAGACGGACATGATGATTAAGAACTGGACGAAGATGTATGATATTCTGGGCGATGTCGTAGATATTGCCTATATATGCGGAACGGATTTTGGAAATCAGCTTTCACTGATGTGTTCACTGGATACATTCGAGGAGTTCTATAAACCGTATTACTCGAAGATGAATCAATGGGTACATGAGCATGCAAAATGGCATACTCTGAAACACTCCTGCGGAGCTATCTTTGATGTGATTCCAAAACTGATCGAAAGCGGATTTGATTCTGTGAATCCGGTGCAGTGTTCCGCGGCAGGAATGGATCCCAGGCGCCTGAAAGATACATACGGTGATCAAATGGTATTCTGGGGTGGCTGCGTGGATACACAGAAAGTACTGCCGTTTGGAACTGTTCAGGAAGTCAAAGACCAGGTAAAACAGCGCTGTGAAATTTTCTCCAAAAACGGAGGTTATATCTGCGCTTCCATTCATATCATCCAGTGCAACGTACCACTGGAAAACATCGTTGGCATGATTGATGCAATTCATGAATTCAACGGTGATAAATAA
- a CDS encoding AraC family transcriptional regulator has protein sequence MILSFAKDSVPVSFAEGTTPRLLTASNITRASSQYARVLHSHNDRLELLLVRTGSGYYIVDDEKFEIKAGNIVVCNEGSLHDEVPEYNRQLSMIAIAIDDVYIKGLPKNHLIPDTVKPVLKVGKEFVLMDAMFQSIFESLAFGTEEKQETCIYLTQALLSLVLHSFGEYGIPSPVTPRKNSSALLHDIKKYIDDNFAEDLSLPKISEQFFISQSYLSHLFKRKLGYSPMHYIVRRRIGEAQLLLVFTKKSITEIASEVGFDNLSHFNVQFKKYVGLSPLAYRKRNILPDPDEEEDEY, from the coding sequence ATGATACTCAGTTTTGCAAAAGATTCTGTTCCTGTATCGTTCGCGGAGGGAACGACACCAAGGCTTTTAACTGCCAGCAACATTACCCGCGCCTCCAGCCAGTACGCACGTGTACTGCACAGCCACAATGACCGCCTGGAGCTTCTGTTAGTCCGTACAGGATCCGGCTATTACATCGTTGACGATGAGAAATTCGAGATAAAAGCAGGCAATATCGTCGTCTGCAATGAAGGATCGCTCCACGACGAAGTGCCGGAATACAACCGGCAGTTGTCCATGATCGCCATCGCCATCGATGATGTATACATCAAAGGCCTTCCAAAGAACCATCTGATTCCTGATACCGTGAAACCCGTTTTAAAAGTTGGAAAAGAATTCGTACTGATGGACGCCATGTTTCAGTCAATTTTTGAGTCCCTGGCTTTCGGAACAGAGGAGAAACAGGAGACCTGCATTTATCTGACGCAGGCGCTGCTTTCACTTGTACTGCATTCATTTGGGGAATATGGCATACCAAGTCCCGTTACGCCCAGAAAAAACAGTTCAGCACTGCTCCATGATATTAAAAAATACATCGATGATAATTTTGCCGAGGACCTGTCACTGCCCAAAATCAGCGAACAGTTCTTCATCAGCCAGTCCTATCTCTCACATCTGTTCAAGCGGAAGCTGGGGTATTCTCCCATGCACTATATCGTGAGGAGACGTATCGGCGAAGCACAGCTGCTGCTGGTATTCACAAAGAAATCGATTACGGAAATCGCCTCCGAAGTGGGTTTTGATAATTTAAGTCATTTTAATGTGCAGTTCAAAAAATATGTCGGACTATCTCCGCTGGCTTACCGTAAGCGAAACATTCTGCCCGATCCCGATGAAGAGGAAGATGAATATTAA